Proteins encoded together in one Chitinophaga sp. LS1 window:
- a CDS encoding transglutaminase-like domain-containing protein yields MQAATRRKVYPGREYDYLFPPAMNRDKTVVENATLEDTVSFIHKVVGRTLSQTSRIAQKLSGPTVYDTCKNIWHFVYNNVAYQKDAEGLEQIRSPSRTWADRKTGVDCDCYSTFISSILSNLHIPHSLRITKYQRDHFQHIYPVVNDRGKMIIIDCVTDHFNYEVPFSEKKDIVMDLQYLDGLQGVGERGNDLVFDGNIGELGAAAKKKKKKGFFKKVLSKINKINPATILLRNGVLAAMKLNLFKVASRIKYAYLSPEEAVKRGIIKDKFDKLVKVREKLESIFETAGVIPRI; encoded by the coding sequence ATGCAGGCTGCTACAAGAAGAAAGGTTTACCCAGGAAGAGAGTACGACTACCTTTTTCCGCCAGCGATGAATAGAGATAAAACAGTAGTGGAAAATGCCACCCTGGAGGATACTGTTTCATTTATCCATAAGGTAGTTGGGAGAACTCTTTCTCAGACCTCAAGAATTGCACAGAAATTATCTGGACCCACTGTATATGATACTTGTAAAAACATCTGGCACTTTGTTTATAACAACGTGGCATACCAGAAAGATGCAGAAGGTTTGGAGCAGATACGTAGCCCAAGTCGCACATGGGCTGACAGGAAAACAGGAGTGGATTGTGACTGTTACAGCACTTTTATTAGCAGCATTTTAAGTAATCTTCATATTCCTCATAGTCTAAGGATTACTAAATATCAGCGTGATCATTTTCAACACATTTATCCAGTAGTAAATGATAGGGGTAAAATGATCATTATAGACTGCGTAACAGATCATTTTAACTACGAGGTACCATTTAGTGAAAAAAAAGATATAGTTATGGATCTACAATATTTAGACGGCCTGCAGGGAGTAGGTGAGCGAGGCAATGATCTTGTATTTGATGGAAATATAGGGGAGTTAGGAGCAGCAGCGAAAAAGAAAAAGAAGAAAGGATTTTTCAAGAAAGTTCTGAGTAAGATTAATAAAATAAATCCAGCTACCATTTTGTTGAGAAACGGTGTCCTTGCTGCCATGAAACTGAACTTGTTCAAGGTAGCATCAAGGATAAAGTATGCTTACCTGTCACCTGAAGAGGCAGTGAAGCGTGGTATTATAAAGGATAAGTTCGACAAATTGGTGAAGGTCAGGGAAAAGTTGGAATCAATATTTGAAACAGCTGGGGTAATCCCAAGAATCTAA
- a CDS encoding DUF4248 domain-containing protein has product MSTNNPKVIFELRAYNTAQLAKLYKVNYRTFNRWLKPHLPLIGERVGHMYTVNQVLIIINRLGLPGDLEFRDSNI; this is encoded by the coding sequence ATGAGTACCAATAATCCAAAGGTCATTTTCGAACTACGCGCATATAATACAGCACAACTCGCCAAATTATATAAGGTAAACTACCGGACCTTTAACAGATGGTTGAAACCACATCTTCCATTGATTGGTGAAAGGGTAGGCCATATGTACACAGTTAACCAGGTGCTGATTATTATTAACAGGTTGGGATTACCCGGTGATTTGGAGTTCAGGGATAGTAATATTTGA
- the tnpA gene encoding IS66 family insertion sequence element accessory protein TnpA, with the protein MRKKQIQRSLPGSPLKVDMAFHVRQQPDSGMIISEYCRAHQISEGSFYYWLKKTNNTSPVPSSPPAILPVKIVASSNEPVNSNLFAEVRGIAIYQPVPAEYLLTLLNH; encoded by the coding sequence ATGCGAAAGAAGCAAATTCAGAGATCTCTCCCTGGTTCTCCCTTAAAAGTAGACATGGCATTCCATGTTCGTCAGCAGCCTGATTCCGGCATGATTATTAGCGAATACTGCAGGGCTCATCAAATAAGTGAAGGCAGTTTTTATTACTGGTTAAAGAAAACAAACAATACTTCACCGGTTCCATCCTCACCACCAGCAATACTTCCCGTAAAAATTGTAGCATCATCAAATGAGCCTGTTAATTCAAACTTATTTGCTGAAGTGCGCGGTATTGCAATTTATCAACCTGTGCCGGCAGAATATTTACTCACCTTGCTAAATCATTAG
- the tnpB gene encoding IS66 family insertion sequence element accessory protein TnpB (TnpB, as the term is used for proteins encoded by IS66 family insertion elements, is considered an accessory protein, since TnpC, encoded by a neighboring gene, is a DDE family transposase.): MLSLAGYNFYIYTSAADMRMGINGLSGIVRNQMALDPLAKGIIYLFFNGRLTQVKMLQFDGDGQALYYKRLARGTFGKPVYDPGCQAMMIERKDVMLILEGIEIKYRKRYERKSGKSTDQPN, translated from the coding sequence ATGTTGTCATTAGCTGGTTATAATTTTTATATCTATACATCTGCAGCGGATATGCGGATGGGAATAAATGGTTTGTCAGGCATCGTACGTAATCAAATGGCACTTGATCCATTAGCTAAGGGCATCATCTATTTGTTTTTTAACGGGCGTCTCACCCAGGTGAAAATGTTGCAATTTGATGGAGATGGTCAGGCGCTTTATTACAAAAGACTAGCCAGAGGCACCTTTGGCAAACCTGTTTATGATCCTGGTTGCCAGGCGATGATGATTGAACGCAAAGATGTGATGCTCATCCTGGAAGGAATCGAGATTAAGTACAGAAAGCGTTACGAAAGAAAGTCAGGAAAATCAACAGATCAGCCAAACTAA
- the tnpC gene encoding IS66 family transposase, translating into MRPELLTSITDALKQISTLTETNGELLESLTRERITFGKIIYDLNNQLEAKNGACDKLNRYLNQAHEIMLDREHQVIELQSRIEALESENALLKEQVAQGEKKSWQLQELCEMLQGKKSEKFIPEREKVDAAIQQTLGPDFDLTELEEIIRVASTKGDIQQVDDQIRKGNRKKKKHLAHKGRRVQPSCIEVVTETIDVEGDKTGLIPMGKKVTTYYEYKPGKIIKVQQERLQYRTEDKKFVCQPVAPRLVEKGTVGNSLLAHLHSRRFGYGDPYTRQLRYIKSTTGISFAASTVNGWEEVAFKKLLRLLRCMKKVIVQARYLKVDETRLDYLNDIGEGKPSRGWLWVFLSEEQKLVLFEFNPSRGHKVPQQILKDFKGTLQADGLGSYVAAFKDNEEVDLMTCLSHIRRGFKKAEKYDKKLAAEALTLFNIIYRIEAFAERKKMTDDQRLALRQKYSVPFLDKIHIWLLEQQQIDHLPGTPIIKAVNYALGQWHKLKAFTTLGYVDADNNGVERAIRPVTTFRNNSLFAGNEHGAERVALFYSLIESCKLNDIDPYIYLKDIYDRLHDCPAHELINLLPPYWKKKNT; encoded by the coding sequence GTGCGCCCTGAATTACTCACTTCTATAACAGATGCATTAAAACAAATCTCCACGCTAACGGAGACCAATGGGGAGTTGTTGGAATCTCTGACCAGAGAGAGAATAACGTTTGGTAAGATTATATATGACCTGAATAACCAGCTGGAAGCAAAGAATGGAGCATGTGATAAATTAAACCGTTATCTGAATCAGGCACATGAGATTATGCTTGATAGAGAACATCAGGTCATTGAATTGCAAAGCAGGATCGAAGCATTGGAAAGTGAAAATGCGCTCTTAAAAGAGCAGGTTGCTCAGGGAGAAAAGAAGAGCTGGCAGTTACAGGAGTTATGTGAAATGCTACAGGGTAAAAAGAGTGAGAAATTTATACCTGAACGTGAAAAAGTAGATGCGGCCATACAACAAACCTTAGGACCTGATTTTGATCTGACCGAACTGGAAGAGATTATAAGAGTAGCCTCCACAAAAGGCGATATTCAACAAGTGGATGACCAGATCCGGAAAGGCAACCGCAAAAAGAAAAAACATCTCGCTCATAAAGGTAGAAGAGTACAACCATCTTGTATAGAAGTAGTGACAGAAACAATTGACGTCGAAGGAGACAAGACAGGCCTGATCCCTATGGGCAAAAAAGTGACGACCTATTACGAATACAAGCCGGGTAAAATTATTAAAGTACAACAGGAGCGGCTTCAATATCGTACAGAAGATAAAAAGTTTGTCTGCCAACCAGTAGCCCCTCGTCTGGTAGAAAAAGGAACAGTAGGAAACAGCCTGCTGGCACACTTACACAGCCGCCGGTTTGGATATGGGGATCCATATACACGTCAGTTACGGTATATAAAAAGCACTACTGGCATCAGCTTCGCAGCATCAACGGTAAATGGTTGGGAAGAGGTGGCCTTTAAGAAACTGCTAAGGCTGTTGAGATGTATGAAAAAAGTAATTGTGCAGGCCCGGTATCTGAAGGTCGATGAGACAAGATTAGATTACCTCAATGATATTGGAGAAGGCAAACCATCCAGGGGTTGGCTATGGGTATTTTTATCTGAAGAACAAAAATTAGTATTGTTTGAATTTAACCCATCCCGCGGACATAAGGTTCCACAGCAGATATTAAAAGATTTTAAGGGCACGCTTCAGGCGGATGGCCTGGGTAGCTATGTAGCAGCTTTTAAAGATAATGAGGAGGTGGACCTAATGACATGCCTGTCCCATATCCGCCGCGGTTTTAAGAAAGCAGAGAAATATGATAAAAAGCTAGCGGCAGAAGCATTGACATTGTTCAACATCATTTACAGGATAGAAGCCTTTGCCGAAAGAAAAAAGATGACCGATGACCAGCGATTGGCATTGCGTCAGAAATATAGCGTTCCTTTTCTCGATAAAATACATATCTGGTTGCTGGAACAACAGCAGATAGATCATCTGCCAGGTACACCAATAATTAAAGCAGTTAATTATGCCCTGGGGCAATGGCACAAACTAAAAGCATTTACGACCCTTGGATACGTCGATGCCGACAACAATGGCGTCGAGAGGGCCATCAGACCCGTTACTACCTTCCGCAATAATAGCCTGTTTGCCGGAAATGAACATGGAGCAGAGAGAGTAGCACTTTTTTACTCCCTGATCGAGTCTTGTAAACTTAACGACATCGATCCTTATATTTATCTTAAAGATATCTATGACCGCCTTCATGATTGCCCAGCTCATGAACTTATTAATCTGTTGCCTCCATATTGGAAGAAGAAAAATACATGA
- a CDS encoding site-specific integrase, with protein MKEHLESEEYVALLNTPCFNQQVKLAFLFSCYTGLRWVDVKRLEWQDLQGGKLITRIIQQKTGKPVVLTLHSIALAILEEIKQLSLGKTVSANKVFSLPTANGANKVLGEWIKRAGVNKYVTWSCAILSFSILLKDKNVDDVTIAYLMGHTTIRQVQQTYKRYKPKDQSEAISHLPSFNIAGVL; from the coding sequence TTGAAGGAACACCTGGAATCAGAGGAATACGTTGCCTTACTTAACACGCCCTGTTTTAACCAGCAAGTGAAGCTGGCTTTCTTGTTTAGTTGTTATACCGGGCTGAGATGGGTGGATGTGAAAAGGCTGGAATGGCAGGATTTACAGGGTGGTAAATTAATTACAAGGATCATCCAGCAGAAAACCGGCAAGCCAGTGGTACTTACCCTACACTCAATAGCCCTTGCAATTCTGGAAGAAATTAAACAACTATCTCTTGGCAAGACAGTTTCTGCCAATAAAGTTTTCAGCCTGCCTACGGCGAATGGAGCCAATAAGGTATTGGGAGAATGGATTAAACGGGCTGGTGTCAATAAATACGTAACATGGTCCTGTGCAATATTAAGTTTTTCCATACTATTAAAGGATAAGAACGTGGATGATGTCACTATCGCTTATCTAATGGGGCATACAACTATCAGACAGGTGCAGCAGACTTACAAAAGGTACAAACCTAAAGATCAGTCGGAGGCGATCAGTCACTTGCCTTCTTTTAATATTGCGGGTGTCCTTTAG
- a CDS encoding SGNH/GDSL hydrolase family protein encodes MRNYIFGLSIVFWFSCTKSTEAVNNPGESAGSKSANIVIIGSSSAAGIGANPTDSGWVNRLRLATLDNKKTLYFINLAVAGYTTYQGVPENYSVQEGMPLTDTTKNITKALSYYPSLVMITYPTNDVANGYSDNEIMSNYKEMVRLLDSAKVKYILFGTQPRNFDDAAIRSRLKTLNEKMMSNYGDKFNNLYDTLSTPEGYIKPEFAAADGIHLNNRGHYLIVQSVLSDSIFKTTIQ; translated from the coding sequence ATGAGAAATTATATATTTGGGTTATCCATTGTGTTTTGGTTTTCGTGTACTAAAAGCACAGAAGCAGTAAATAATCCAGGAGAGTCTGCCGGCTCAAAATCCGCTAATATCGTAATTATAGGTTCCTCTTCCGCAGCAGGTATTGGAGCTAATCCAACTGATTCGGGGTGGGTAAACAGGTTAAGGTTGGCTACTCTGGATAATAAAAAGACACTTTATTTTATTAATCTCGCTGTAGCTGGTTACACTACCTATCAAGGAGTTCCTGAAAATTATTCCGTTCAGGAAGGTATGCCACTAACAGATACTACAAAGAATATTACCAAGGCGTTATCTTACTATCCTTCTTTAGTGATGATTACATATCCAACCAATGATGTTGCAAATGGCTACAGTGATAATGAAATAATGAGTAACTATAAGGAAATGGTGCGGCTGTTGGATTCAGCAAAAGTAAAATATATCCTGTTTGGTACCCAGCCGCGCAACTTTGATGATGCAGCAATTAGAAGTCGCCTGAAAACGCTGAATGAAAAGATGATGAGCAACTATGGCGACAAGTTTAATAATTTATATGACACCCTCTCTACTCCAGAAGGTTATATAAAACCTGAATTTGCAGCAGCTGATGGGATTCATCTGAATAACAGAGGCCATTATTTAATTGTTCAATCAGTTTTGTCAGATTCTATTTTTAAGACCACTATTCAGTAG
- a CDS encoding IS1595 family transposase, with the protein MFRGITIESFQRHFPDEESCLQYLAELKWQQGFRCKKCGGEMWWKGKRWLDRRCQACNYNESPTAGTLFHKVKFSLLTAFQICFRLSVSKKGMSSCEISREYGIRQTSAWYFKRKVQEGMQSSEQFPLQGRVEVDEFVIGGKEEGNQGRAKGDRKIILIAVEKVCRNRKTGRAYAQCIEDYSSTSFQPFMEKHIDKKSRVVTDGWAAYAPLKNIFPRLEQVESGNGKNFPHLHTHIMNFKGWLRGIHHRVSENHMQAYLNEFHFRFNRRNHLGSIMHKLLSRMVAAAPLFLTLRELNG; encoded by the coding sequence ATGTTTAGGGGCATCACAATTGAAAGTTTTCAAAGACATTTTCCAGATGAAGAATCGTGTTTACAATACCTTGCAGAGTTGAAGTGGCAGCAAGGGTTTCGTTGTAAGAAGTGTGGTGGAGAAATGTGGTGGAAAGGTAAAAGGTGGCTTGATAGACGTTGTCAGGCTTGCAATTATAATGAGTCTCCCACTGCAGGGACATTGTTTCATAAAGTAAAATTCAGTTTGCTGACAGCTTTTCAGATTTGTTTCCGTTTGAGTGTAAGTAAAAAGGGGATGTCAAGTTGCGAAATAAGCAGGGAATATGGCATCCGTCAAACAAGTGCCTGGTATTTTAAGCGCAAAGTGCAGGAGGGCATGCAAAGTAGTGAACAGTTTCCATTACAAGGTCGTGTAGAGGTAGATGAATTTGTGATTGGTGGCAAGGAAGAAGGGAATCAAGGTCGGGCTAAAGGTGATCGAAAAATTATCCTGATAGCAGTTGAAAAAGTATGCCGAAATAGAAAGACTGGCAGAGCGTATGCCCAATGCATAGAGGATTACAGCTCTACATCGTTTCAGCCATTCATGGAAAAACACATCGATAAAAAATCACGGGTAGTGACAGATGGCTGGGCAGCTTATGCTCCACTAAAGAATATATTTCCACGATTGGAGCAAGTAGAATCTGGTAATGGCAAAAATTTTCCTCATTTACATACTCATATCATGAATTTTAAAGGTTGGTTAAGAGGCATTCATCATCGTGTTTCTGAAAATCATATGCAGGCATACTTAAATGAATTTCATTTCCGATTTAACAGAAGAAATCATTTGGGCAGTATAATGCACAAACTTTTATCCAGGATGGTTGCTGCTGCTCCTTTATTTTTAACTTTACGAGAGCTAAATGGGTAA